In one Colletotrichum destructivum chromosome 2, complete sequence genomic region, the following are encoded:
- a CDS encoding Putative Heat shock factor (HSF)-type, DNA-binding, CheY-like superfamily, translating to MPEPDAVAAQGGGSNSSDFVRKLYKMLEDPAYANIVRWGNEGDTFVILETDKFTNDILPKHFKHSNFSSFVRQLNKYDFHKLRRNDENNESPYGKQAWEFKHSAFRADRKDNLDNIRRKAPAQRKTQQTEDQFTTNQSINLLQETLFAQQQQVQALQEQVAEMSRTNKTLVHEVHTMHKIIDAQRQSQHELLNYMSHAEDRMRGPRYPGPNPQMNGGVIDDQAPELRRARELLSSVTTNSMVDRELERLNGMYAQSSPPDSASSLMFQPGNTGMPPMLPEHMNMRHLVYPVGENVGIDPLSQDHFNNIPYTLNSLPMNDFPAQPVVKPEPGPTTPAPAAAAPPRPPHSNDKGLWGSKKPRVYLVEDDRTCSRIGSKFLTQMECIVELAENGIDAVNRCKEVPSGHFDLIFMDIVMPQMDGVSATQLIREVHPDVPVVAMTSNIRPEDISHYFNWSLNDVLAKPFTKDGMLRILRKHVPHLLKNAPPDELAVGHGAAQLHANSMSVPPMNPQVKFDSTPGQSPATTASWHSPGQIHQPSPNVTNIETGYPMANTAQMVITPTSAQRPTFQNMPPGMQQMRVPDHIVGDDRPEKRQRMYGPQGGYA from the exons ATGCCCGagcccgacgccgtcgccgcccagggcGGTGGCAGTAACTCCAGCGACTTT GTTCGCAAACTATACAA GATGCTCGAGGATCCAGCCTATGCGAACATTGTCAGATGGGGAAATGAGGGCGACACCTTCGTCATTTTGGAG ACCGACAAGTTCACCAATGACATTCTTCCCAAGCATTTCAAACACAGCAACTTCTCGAGTTTTGTCCGACAACTGAACAAGTACGACTTCCACAAGTTGCGTCGTAACGACGAGAACAATGAGTCGCCCTACGGCAAGCAG GCGTGGGAGTTCAAGCACTCGGCCTTCCGTGCCGACAGAAAGGACAACTTGGACAACATCAGACGAAAGGCTCCTGCGCAGAGGAAGACGCAGCAGACGGAAGACCAGTTCACCACAAACCAGTCCATAAACCTGCTCCAAGAGACACTCTttgcccagcagcagcaggtccaGGCACTGCAGGAGCAAGTCGCTGAAATGTCGCGGACCAACAAGACGCTTGTTCATGAGGTCCACACGATGCACAAGATCATCGATGCCCAGAGACAGTCACAACACGAGTTGCTCAACTACATGTCGCATGCCGAGGACAGAATGAGAGGGCCCAGGTACCCCGGCCCGAACCCGCAGATGAACGGAGGTGTCATCGATGACCAGGCCCCTGAACTGCGACGAGCCAGGGAGCTCCTGTCGAGTGTAACGACGAACAGCATGGTGGACCGAGAGCTCGAGAGACTGAACGGCATGTACGCCCAGAGCTCTCCGCCAGACTCAGCCTCTTCGCTCATGTTCCAGCCTGGGAACACGGGAATGCCGCCCATGCTCCCCGAACACATGAATATGCGCCACCTCGTTTACCCCGTCGGCGAGAATGTAGGCATCGACCCGTTGTCCCAGGATCACTTCAACAACATCCCCTACACTCTCAACTCTTTGCCCATGAACGACTTCCCGGCCCAGCCTGTCGTCAAGCCGGAACCCGGACCCACTACGCCCGctcctgccgccgccgcgcctcCGCGCCCTCCTCATTCAAACGACAAAGGACTTTGGGGTTCCAAAAAGCCGAGGGTGTacctggtcgaggacgatAGGACCTGCTCGAGAATCGGTTCCAAGTTCTTGACACAAATGGAGTGCATCGTAGAGCTGGCT GAAAACGGtatcgacgccgtcaacaGGTGCAAGGAGGTGCCATCCGGACACTTCGATCTCATCTTCATGGATATTGTCATGCCACAGATGGACGGTGTGTCTGCGACGCAACTCATCCGCGAAGTCCACCCCGACGTTCCAGTTGTCGCCATGACGTCCAACATCCGACCTGAAGACATCAGCCACTACTTCAACTGGA GTCTTAACGACGTGCTGGCAAAGCCATTCACCAAGGACGGCATGTTGCGCATTCTTCGGAAGCACGTACCGCACCTCCTCAAGAATGCGCCGCCGGATGAGCTGGCCGTAGGCCACGGAGCTGCCCAACTTCATGCCAACAGCATGAGCGTGCCGCCGATGAACCCCCAAGTCAAGTTTGACTCAACGCCAGGCCAGTCACCCGCGACGACTGCTTCCTGGCACTCGCCTGGGCAAATACACCAACCATCCCCCAACGTGACGAACATTGAAACGGGGTATCCCATGGCGAACACGGCCCAAATGGTCATCACACCGACGTCGGCTCAACGGCCGACGTTCCAAAACATGCCGCCAGGTATGCAGCAGATGCGTGTGCCTGACCATATTGTTGGCGACGATCGGCCAGAGAAGCGACAGAGGATGTACGGGCCTCAGGGCGGATACGCTTAA